In a genomic window of Festucalex cinctus isolate MCC-2025b chromosome 11, RoL_Fcin_1.0, whole genome shotgun sequence:
- the plcl1 gene encoding inactive phospholipase C-like protein 1 isoform X2 translates to MDEPAASRDNPSKKKRKNDSSTDTDDLATADVSDPSVQKVGGGRKKTVSFSSMPSEKKVNSAADCLAFMQGGCELKKVRPNSRVYCRFYTLEADLSCLRWEPSKKDGDRARLDVSSIREVRTGKSTETFLHNGPISEQLAEEAAFSIIHGEDYQSLDLVALSADVANIWVTGLRYLLAHPSVVGGGLGGGGSLGSKMRSEWLASEFARVDEDGYGIVSEDVAVTTIVKLCPGIKEAKVRLRFKEIQRSKEKLTSHVTREEFQEAYCELCTRPDVYFLMVQLAKDRECLDPQDLRLFLETEQGLSLATAEGCLELLRRYEPSAQGKERGLLGLDGFARYLQSHECQLLDPEHEGVCQDMNMPLSHYYISTSYRSYLLDDQVHGRADLGGLIKALQSGCRCLELGVTDGPEGEPLLGVDHGPDIPCHHHQHYPHHAPVTIRSALEVVNKYAFLTSRYPLLVYLCQRCSPAQQRTMAQHLKKVLGSRLYTPESLPVSLGGRATTLPSPEQLMGRVLIVGKKLPPDHEGSDGEVSEEEEEIGGGGPLAGRRMTIPGEEDLGVVLVVPPPSQPRKLRLHKELSDLVAIARTDSRHFYAQRAVHKQHSPPNSPGSPGTPLVNETPYWTLCSLGEGEAGRLTTESPEDLVMFTKRTLTRVRPSSVRLDSSNPNPQGYWKGGVQLVALNQQTPGAMLDLHKGRFSQNGGCGYVLRPAVMRDEVSYFSAHTHGCVPGVPPQTLRIKVISAHNLPKPQGSGAKGEVIDPYVVLELHGVPADCAEQRTRTALQNQDDPLFDETFEFQVNMPELALLRFVVLDDDYIGDDFIGQFSVAFECLQSGYRNVPLLGLMGEPLPHASLFLHVAVTNRRGGGKAHRRGLSVRRVGRRGREYVTLRNTGIKAVDETFKLASAPLKEVMDLREEAQGTIASFKEQCGLPTVAKLKQCIQSLATRLQSPEGTMGASMVLKEGYPCLEALVGVSEPTRKLLSAYDTMIAAQKQLIENADSVQERIAQVQKEGMEFHEDLSRLAEKEGMKGCKLSKAVESFTWNVTVLKGQSDLLRGAKMDSLDALRQVALACEASGLTSPSSNSSSATFSTAELHYSSHNFSGRRSSTHSNGRV, encoded by the exons GATCCTTCGGTGCAGAAGGTGGGCGGAGGCCGAAAGAAAACTGTGTCATTCAGCAGCATGCCCTCAGAGAAGAAG GTAAACAGCGCGGCCGACTGCCTGGCCTTCATGCAGGGCGGATGTGAGCTGAAGAAGGTGCGCCCCAACTCCAGAGTCTACTGTCGCTTCTACACACTGGAGGCCGACCTGAGCTGCTTGCGCTGGGAGCCGTCCAAGAAGGACGGGGATCGGGCCCGCCTGGACGTCTCCAGCATCCGAGAGGTGCGAACCGGAAAGAGCACCGAGACCTTCCTGCATAACGGGCCCATCTCTGAACAATTGGCTGAGGAAGCTGCGTTCTCCATCATTCATGGGGAGGACTACCAG TCTCTCGATTTGGTGGCACTCTCAGCAGACGTCGCCAATATCTGGGTGACGGGCCTCCGCTACCTGTTGGCGCACCCCTCGGTTGTTGGGGGGGGACTCGGAGGAGGTGGCAGTCTGGGCAGCAAGATGAGGAGCGAGTGGCTGGCGAGCGAGTTTGCACGAGTGGACGAAGATGGTTACGGCATCGTGTCCGAGGACGTGGCGGTCACAACTATTGTGAAACTTTGTCCTGGTATCAAGGAGGCCAAG GTCCGTCTGCGTTTCAAGGAGATCCAGCGCAGCAAGGAGAAGCTGACCTCCCACGTGACACGCGAGGAGTTCCAGGAGGCCTACTGCGAGCTGTGCACCCGGCCGGACGTCTACTTCCTGATGGTACAGCTGGCCAAGGACCGCGAATGTCTGGACCCTCAGGACCTGCGCCTCTTCCTGGAGACGGAGCAGGGTTTGTCTTTGGCCACCGCCGAGGGCTGCCTGGAGCTCCTGAGACGCTACGAGCCCTCGGCACAGGGCAAGGAGAGGGGGCTGCTGGGGCTAGACGGCTTCGCTCGCTATCTGCAGTCTCATGAGTGCCAGCTGCTGGACCCCGAGCACGAGGGGGTGTGCCAGGACATGAACATGCCCCTGTCACACTACTATATTAG CACCTCGTACCGGTCCTACCTCCTGGACGATCAGGTCCACGGCAGAGCAGACCTCGGTGGACTCATCAAAGCTCTTCAGTCTGGCTGCCGGTGCCTGGAGCTGGGAGTAACCGATGGCCCAGAGGGGGAGCCTCTACTCGGGGTTGACCATGGTCCTGACATCCCTTGCCACCATCATCAGCATTACCCCCACCACGCCCCCGTCACCATCCGCTCCGCTTTGGAGGTGGTTAACAAGTACGCCTTCCTGACCTCCCGGTATCCGCTCTTGGTGTACTTGTGCCAACGCTGCTCGCCTGCCCAGCAGCGTACGATGGCACAGCACCTGAAGAAAGTACTCGGCTCCCGGCTTTACACTCCGGAGTCCCTACCAGTCAGCCTTGGGGGTCGAGCCACCACTTTACCCTCCCCTGAGCAGCTGATGGGGCGTGTCCTAATAGTGGGCAAGAAGCTCCCTCCAGATCATGAAGGATCTGATGGGGAAGTGtctgaggaggaagaagagattGGAGGAGGGGGTCCTCTGGCTGGGCGGCGGATGACCATCCCGGGTGAGGAGGATCTGGGTGTGGTCTTGGTGGTGCCTCCGCCCTCTCAACCGAGAAAGCTCCGCCTACACAAAGAACTCTCGGACCTGGTGGCCATCGCTCGGACGGACAGCCGCCACTTTTACGCCCAACGAGCCGTTCACAAGCAACACTCTCCGCCCAACAGTCCCGGATCTCCCGGCACTCCCTTGGTGAACGAGACCCCCTATTGGACGCTGTGCTCCCTGGGCGAGGGGGAGGCCGGGCGGTTGACCACAGAGAGCCCGGAAGACCTTGTCATGTTCACCAAGCGCACTTTAACCAGGGTGCGGCCCAGCTCGGTGCGTCTGGACTCCAGTAACCCCAACCCGCAGGGATACTGGAAAGGGGGCGTGCAGCTCGTGGCCTTAAACCAGCAGACCCCCGGAGCCATGCTGGaccttcacaagggtcgcttcTCACAAAATGGAGGGTGTGGCTACGTCTTGCGACCGGCCGTCATGAGGGACGAAGTGTCGTATTTCAGCGCCCACACGCATGGCTGCGTGCCTGGTGTACCACCGCAAACTCTTCGCATTAAG GTTATCAGTGCACACAACCTACCTAAACCTCAGGGATCAGGCGCCAAGGGAGAGGTCATTGACCCCTACGTGGTCCTGGAACTACACGGGGTACCTGCTGACTGTGCAGAACAGCGCACACGCACTGCGCTGCAGAACCAGGATGACCCCCTCTTTGACGAGACCTTTGAATTCCAA GTGAACATGCCCGAGCTAGCCCTTCTCCGCTTCGTTGTGCTGGACGACGACTACATCGGAGACGATTTCATCGGCCAGTTCAGCGTGGCGTTCGAGTGCCTTCAGTCCGGCTACCGCAACGTGCCCCTGCTGGGCCTGATGGGGGAGCCCTTACCCCACGCCAGCCTCTTTCTCCACGTGGCCGTCACCAACCGGCGAGGGGGCGGCAAGGCCCACCGCAGGGGTCTGTCGGTGAGGCGGGTGGGCCGACGCGGGCGCGAGTATGTTACGTTGAGGAACACGGGTATCAAGGCAGTGGATGAGACCTTCAAACTGGCCAGCGCACCCCTGAAAGAAGTGATGGACCTGCGGGAAGAAGCTCAG GGCACCATCGCCAGTTTCAAGGAGCAGTGTGGGCTCCCCACGGTGGCCAAACTCAAGCAGTGCATCCAGAGCCTGGCCACCAGGCTGCAGAGCCCAGAGGGCACCATGGGGGCCAGCATGGTGCTCAAGGAGGGCTACCCGTGTCTGGAGGCCCTCGTCGGTGTGTCCGAGCCCACTCGCAAGCTGCTCTCAGCATATGACACG ATGATTGCGGCCCAGAAACAGCTGATTGAGAATGCCGATAGCGTCCAGGAGAGGATTGCACAGGTGCAGAAAGAAG gCATGGAATTCCACGAAGATCTGTCTCGGTTGGCGGAGAAGGAAGGAATGAAAGGATGTAAACTGAGCAAAGCTGTTGAAAGTTTCACTTGGAACGTCACTGTGCTCAAG GGTCAGAGCGACCTGCTCCGCGGCGCCAAGATGGATTCCCTGGATGCCCTGAGGCAGGTGGCGCTGGCCTGCGAAGCCTCCGGACTCACCTCGCCTTCCTCCAACTCCTCCTCCGCCACTTTCTCCACCGCCGAGCTGCACTATAGCTCTCATAACTTTAGCGGGCGCCGAAGCAGCACGCACAGCAACGGGCGCGTCTGA
- the plcl1 gene encoding inactive phospholipase C-like protein 1 isoform X1, with the protein MSEREGLCSDGAADFIPARVSRGRRSGVVLAGGGGQDPETMLLESVKAAPRRSSIIKDPSVQKVGGGRKKTVSFSSMPSEKKVNSAADCLAFMQGGCELKKVRPNSRVYCRFYTLEADLSCLRWEPSKKDGDRARLDVSSIREVRTGKSTETFLHNGPISEQLAEEAAFSIIHGEDYQSLDLVALSADVANIWVTGLRYLLAHPSVVGGGLGGGGSLGSKMRSEWLASEFARVDEDGYGIVSEDVAVTTIVKLCPGIKEAKVRLRFKEIQRSKEKLTSHVTREEFQEAYCELCTRPDVYFLMVQLAKDRECLDPQDLRLFLETEQGLSLATAEGCLELLRRYEPSAQGKERGLLGLDGFARYLQSHECQLLDPEHEGVCQDMNMPLSHYYISTSYRSYLLDDQVHGRADLGGLIKALQSGCRCLELGVTDGPEGEPLLGVDHGPDIPCHHHQHYPHHAPVTIRSALEVVNKYAFLTSRYPLLVYLCQRCSPAQQRTMAQHLKKVLGSRLYTPESLPVSLGGRATTLPSPEQLMGRVLIVGKKLPPDHEGSDGEVSEEEEEIGGGGPLAGRRMTIPGEEDLGVVLVVPPPSQPRKLRLHKELSDLVAIARTDSRHFYAQRAVHKQHSPPNSPGSPGTPLVNETPYWTLCSLGEGEAGRLTTESPEDLVMFTKRTLTRVRPSSVRLDSSNPNPQGYWKGGVQLVALNQQTPGAMLDLHKGRFSQNGGCGYVLRPAVMRDEVSYFSAHTHGCVPGVPPQTLRIKVISAHNLPKPQGSGAKGEVIDPYVVLELHGVPADCAEQRTRTALQNQDDPLFDETFEFQVNMPELALLRFVVLDDDYIGDDFIGQFSVAFECLQSGYRNVPLLGLMGEPLPHASLFLHVAVTNRRGGGKAHRRGLSVRRVGRRGREYVTLRNTGIKAVDETFKLASAPLKEVMDLREEAQGTIASFKEQCGLPTVAKLKQCIQSLATRLQSPEGTMGASMVLKEGYPCLEALVGVSEPTRKLLSAYDTMIAAQKQLIENADSVQERIAQVQKEGMEFHEDLSRLAEKEGMKGCKLSKAVESFTWNVTVLKGQSDLLRGAKMDSLDALRQVALACEASGLTSPSSNSSSATFSTAELHYSSHNFSGRRSSTHSNGRV; encoded by the exons GATCCTTCGGTGCAGAAGGTGGGCGGAGGCCGAAAGAAAACTGTGTCATTCAGCAGCATGCCCTCAGAGAAGAAG GTAAACAGCGCGGCCGACTGCCTGGCCTTCATGCAGGGCGGATGTGAGCTGAAGAAGGTGCGCCCCAACTCCAGAGTCTACTGTCGCTTCTACACACTGGAGGCCGACCTGAGCTGCTTGCGCTGGGAGCCGTCCAAGAAGGACGGGGATCGGGCCCGCCTGGACGTCTCCAGCATCCGAGAGGTGCGAACCGGAAAGAGCACCGAGACCTTCCTGCATAACGGGCCCATCTCTGAACAATTGGCTGAGGAAGCTGCGTTCTCCATCATTCATGGGGAGGACTACCAG TCTCTCGATTTGGTGGCACTCTCAGCAGACGTCGCCAATATCTGGGTGACGGGCCTCCGCTACCTGTTGGCGCACCCCTCGGTTGTTGGGGGGGGACTCGGAGGAGGTGGCAGTCTGGGCAGCAAGATGAGGAGCGAGTGGCTGGCGAGCGAGTTTGCACGAGTGGACGAAGATGGTTACGGCATCGTGTCCGAGGACGTGGCGGTCACAACTATTGTGAAACTTTGTCCTGGTATCAAGGAGGCCAAG GTCCGTCTGCGTTTCAAGGAGATCCAGCGCAGCAAGGAGAAGCTGACCTCCCACGTGACACGCGAGGAGTTCCAGGAGGCCTACTGCGAGCTGTGCACCCGGCCGGACGTCTACTTCCTGATGGTACAGCTGGCCAAGGACCGCGAATGTCTGGACCCTCAGGACCTGCGCCTCTTCCTGGAGACGGAGCAGGGTTTGTCTTTGGCCACCGCCGAGGGCTGCCTGGAGCTCCTGAGACGCTACGAGCCCTCGGCACAGGGCAAGGAGAGGGGGCTGCTGGGGCTAGACGGCTTCGCTCGCTATCTGCAGTCTCATGAGTGCCAGCTGCTGGACCCCGAGCACGAGGGGGTGTGCCAGGACATGAACATGCCCCTGTCACACTACTATATTAG CACCTCGTACCGGTCCTACCTCCTGGACGATCAGGTCCACGGCAGAGCAGACCTCGGTGGACTCATCAAAGCTCTTCAGTCTGGCTGCCGGTGCCTGGAGCTGGGAGTAACCGATGGCCCAGAGGGGGAGCCTCTACTCGGGGTTGACCATGGTCCTGACATCCCTTGCCACCATCATCAGCATTACCCCCACCACGCCCCCGTCACCATCCGCTCCGCTTTGGAGGTGGTTAACAAGTACGCCTTCCTGACCTCCCGGTATCCGCTCTTGGTGTACTTGTGCCAACGCTGCTCGCCTGCCCAGCAGCGTACGATGGCACAGCACCTGAAGAAAGTACTCGGCTCCCGGCTTTACACTCCGGAGTCCCTACCAGTCAGCCTTGGGGGTCGAGCCACCACTTTACCCTCCCCTGAGCAGCTGATGGGGCGTGTCCTAATAGTGGGCAAGAAGCTCCCTCCAGATCATGAAGGATCTGATGGGGAAGTGtctgaggaggaagaagagattGGAGGAGGGGGTCCTCTGGCTGGGCGGCGGATGACCATCCCGGGTGAGGAGGATCTGGGTGTGGTCTTGGTGGTGCCTCCGCCCTCTCAACCGAGAAAGCTCCGCCTACACAAAGAACTCTCGGACCTGGTGGCCATCGCTCGGACGGACAGCCGCCACTTTTACGCCCAACGAGCCGTTCACAAGCAACACTCTCCGCCCAACAGTCCCGGATCTCCCGGCACTCCCTTGGTGAACGAGACCCCCTATTGGACGCTGTGCTCCCTGGGCGAGGGGGAGGCCGGGCGGTTGACCACAGAGAGCCCGGAAGACCTTGTCATGTTCACCAAGCGCACTTTAACCAGGGTGCGGCCCAGCTCGGTGCGTCTGGACTCCAGTAACCCCAACCCGCAGGGATACTGGAAAGGGGGCGTGCAGCTCGTGGCCTTAAACCAGCAGACCCCCGGAGCCATGCTGGaccttcacaagggtcgcttcTCACAAAATGGAGGGTGTGGCTACGTCTTGCGACCGGCCGTCATGAGGGACGAAGTGTCGTATTTCAGCGCCCACACGCATGGCTGCGTGCCTGGTGTACCACCGCAAACTCTTCGCATTAAG GTTATCAGTGCACACAACCTACCTAAACCTCAGGGATCAGGCGCCAAGGGAGAGGTCATTGACCCCTACGTGGTCCTGGAACTACACGGGGTACCTGCTGACTGTGCAGAACAGCGCACACGCACTGCGCTGCAGAACCAGGATGACCCCCTCTTTGACGAGACCTTTGAATTCCAA GTGAACATGCCCGAGCTAGCCCTTCTCCGCTTCGTTGTGCTGGACGACGACTACATCGGAGACGATTTCATCGGCCAGTTCAGCGTGGCGTTCGAGTGCCTTCAGTCCGGCTACCGCAACGTGCCCCTGCTGGGCCTGATGGGGGAGCCCTTACCCCACGCCAGCCTCTTTCTCCACGTGGCCGTCACCAACCGGCGAGGGGGCGGCAAGGCCCACCGCAGGGGTCTGTCGGTGAGGCGGGTGGGCCGACGCGGGCGCGAGTATGTTACGTTGAGGAACACGGGTATCAAGGCAGTGGATGAGACCTTCAAACTGGCCAGCGCACCCCTGAAAGAAGTGATGGACCTGCGGGAAGAAGCTCAG GGCACCATCGCCAGTTTCAAGGAGCAGTGTGGGCTCCCCACGGTGGCCAAACTCAAGCAGTGCATCCAGAGCCTGGCCACCAGGCTGCAGAGCCCAGAGGGCACCATGGGGGCCAGCATGGTGCTCAAGGAGGGCTACCCGTGTCTGGAGGCCCTCGTCGGTGTGTCCGAGCCCACTCGCAAGCTGCTCTCAGCATATGACACG ATGATTGCGGCCCAGAAACAGCTGATTGAGAATGCCGATAGCGTCCAGGAGAGGATTGCACAGGTGCAGAAAGAAG gCATGGAATTCCACGAAGATCTGTCTCGGTTGGCGGAGAAGGAAGGAATGAAAGGATGTAAACTGAGCAAAGCTGTTGAAAGTTTCACTTGGAACGTCACTGTGCTCAAG GGTCAGAGCGACCTGCTCCGCGGCGCCAAGATGGATTCCCTGGATGCCCTGAGGCAGGTGGCGCTGGCCTGCGAAGCCTCCGGACTCACCTCGCCTTCCTCCAACTCCTCCTCCGCCACTTTCTCCACCGCCGAGCTGCACTATAGCTCTCATAACTTTAGCGGGCGCCGAAGCAGCACGCACAGCAACGGGCGCGTCTGA